The genomic region AAATGAGGTTGATATAATGAAAAAAATTTTATTAATAATTACTATCTTTACATTCAATTTATTGATATTTTCTAATGTTCCCTATAAGACTTATACCATGGGGCCTAATAATCGTTTAATAGAAACAAGAACGGCATTTGTACCTTCAAAAATTTTAACTCCAAATATTTTAAATGCAGAAGACTTATTTGTTGACAATAATGGGAATATTTATATTGCAGATACAGGCAATATGAGAGTATTAAAAATTAACAAAGATAACAAAGAAGAGTCTATTGGAGATTTTATGATGTTTATGCCTACGGGAGTTTATGTAAAAAATGATAAGATTTATGTTGCAGATTCAGGGAATTTTGTAGTACAAATTTATGATAAAGAAGGGCAATTATTAAAAGAAATAGATAAACCAAAAGAACCTTTGTTTGGTGTGAAAAATCTTTTTATTCCATTAAAGCTCGCTGTAGATGATAGAGGAAATATCTATGTAGTAAGTGAGGGTTCTACTAATGGATTAGTAAATTTAAATGAATATGGGCAGTTTATGAATTATTTTGGAGCTAATCAACCAAATGTTTCTTTGAAAATGATTTTACAACGTTTAATCTATACGGGGAATAATTTTTTGAAAATCAAACCTCCCTCGCCTACAAATTTATGTATAGATAAAGATGGATTGGTATATACTGTAACAGAAGGATTGAATAATAATAGTATTAAAAAATTCAATGTTGCAGGTATTAATGTATTTGAGAATAAAATATTTAGTCCGAATAAACCTGTAGACATTGATACAGATAAATATAACAATATTTATGTATTAACTGCTGAAGGAAAAATTGTTGTTTTGAGTAGCGAAGGTGATCTTTTATTTATTTTTGGAGGTAAAGAAACTATATATGAAAGAAAAGGCTTACTTAAAAGTCCTGCAGCTATTGACGTAGGCGATGATGGAAAAATCTATGTCCTTGATAAAGAAAAAAATAATATCATAGTATATGAACCCACTGAATTCGCAAAAAATGTATTTAAAGCAAATATGTTTTATGTGCAAGGTTTATATGTTGAAGGTAAAGATTTGTGGGAAAAAGTAAAAAATCTAAACAGCACATTTATGCTAGCTTATAAAGCATTAGCAAAGGCTTATTTTAAAGAAGGTAATTATAGTAAATCCTTAGAATATTTTAAATTAGCTGGTGTTAAAAATGATTATTCAGAATCTTTTTGGCAAATTAGGAATGAGTGGCTTCAAAAAAATCTTTCAAAAGTAATAGTTTTCTTTGTTTTATTATATATTTTCTTAAAAATACTATTTTATTTTGATTCAAAGAAAAATATATTATCTGGATTAAAAATTTTTATAAATTCAATAGCGAATAAAAAAATTGTTTCTGATATCTTATTTTTAAAGTATATATTAAAAAATCCATTTGATGCATTTTATGAGATTAAAAGAAAAAATAGAATTTCTATATATAGTGCTTTAATATTATATGGTTATTTATTTCTTTTGAAGATATTTGAAATATATTTCAAAGGATATATATTCAATAATGTTAATATATATCGTATAAATATATTTTCAGAATTTATTGGATTATATACACCTATTTTATTATTAATAATATCAAATTATTTAATTAGTGAAATAAATGATGGTGAAGGAAAGTTACAACATATTATTATTGGTGGTGTATATTCTCTAGCTCCATATTTGATTTTTTATCCTTTTTTAATAATTTTAAGTAATTTTATAACTTACAATGAAGCATTTTTGATTAATTTTCCTAATTTTATTATAATTTCTTGGAGTTTAATTATTTTATTTATTATGGTAAAGGAGATTCATAATTATAGCGTTTCAGAAACCGTCAAAATAATATTTTTGACTTTATTTATGGTTTTTGTAATAGTTATAATTGCTTTTATAATTTTCGTTTTATTTACTCAGGAAATAGATTTTATTAAATCCATTATA from Marinitoga aeolica harbors:
- a CDS encoding YIP1 family protein; this translates as MKKILLIITIFTFNLLIFSNVPYKTYTMGPNNRLIETRTAFVPSKILTPNILNAEDLFVDNNGNIYIADTGNMRVLKINKDNKEESIGDFMMFMPTGVYVKNDKIYVADSGNFVVQIYDKEGQLLKEIDKPKEPLFGVKNLFIPLKLAVDDRGNIYVVSEGSTNGLVNLNEYGQFMNYFGANQPNVSLKMILQRLIYTGNNFLKIKPPSPTNLCIDKDGLVYTVTEGLNNNSIKKFNVAGINVFENKIFSPNKPVDIDTDKYNNIYVLTAEGKIVVLSSEGDLLFIFGGKETIYERKGLLKSPAAIDVGDDGKIYVLDKEKNNIIVYEPTEFAKNVFKANMFYVQGLYVEGKDLWEKVKNLNSTFMLAYKALAKAYFKEGNYSKSLEYFKLAGVKNDYSESFWQIRNEWLQKNLSKVIVFFVLLYIFLKILFYFDSKKNILSGLKIFINSIANKKIVSDILFLKYILKNPFDAFYEIKRKNRISIYSALILYGYLFLLKIFEIYFKGYIFNNVNIYRINIFSEFIGLYTPILLLIISNYLISEINDGEGKLQHIIIGGVYSLAPYLIFYPFLIILSNFITYNEAFLINFPNFIIISWSLIILFIMVKEIHNYSVSETVKIIFLTLFMVFVIVIIAFIIFVLFTQEIDFIKSIIMELIVRE